One window of Sinorhizobium numidicum genomic DNA carries:
- a CDS encoding universal stress protein produces the protein MVSTRLSRLEGHRRKFMAVIDDTPECGRAVHYAGMRAKNSNGGLVLLYVIADGDFQQWLGVEEIMRAEAREEAEATLAKIAQTVRETIGIEPEIVIREGIATEQIHTVIEEDRDIAILVLAAGSAKEGPGPLVSSIAGKSAAFPIPVTVIPDLLTDEEIDALS, from the coding sequence ATGGTTTCCACCCGACTCTCACGACTGGAAGGTCATCGCCGCAAATTTATGGCGGTGATCGACGACACGCCCGAATGCGGCCGCGCGGTGCACTATGCCGGCATGCGCGCGAAGAACTCCAATGGCGGCCTGGTGCTGCTCTATGTGATCGCCGACGGCGACTTCCAGCAATGGCTGGGGGTCGAGGAGATCATGCGCGCTGAGGCCCGCGAGGAAGCCGAAGCGACCCTCGCCAAAATTGCGCAGACGGTGCGCGAGACGATAGGCATCGAACCGGAAATCGTCATCCGGGAAGGCATCGCCACGGAGCAGATCCACACGGTGATCGAAGAAGACCGGGACATCGCTATTCTCGTGCTCGCGGCAGGTTCGGCGAAGGAAGGACCGGGGCCGCTGGTCTCGTCCATCGCCGGAAAATCGGCGGCGTTCCCGATTCCCGTTACCGTTATCCCCGACCTTTTAACGGACGAGGAAATAGACGCCCTGAGCTAG
- a CDS encoding NifU family protein, protein MFIQTEATPNPATLKFLPGKVVMENGTAEFRSEEEARAGSPLAARLFSIPGVAGVYFGYDFITVTKDGQEWQHLKPAILGSIMEHFMSGQPIMSGAGRAEETDQEGEFFDKGDEAIVATIKELLETRVRPAVAQDGGDITFRGFKDGTVFLNMKGACSGCPSSTATLRHGVQNLLRHFVPEVQAVESV, encoded by the coding sequence ATGTTCATCCAGACCGAAGCCACACCGAATCCCGCGACATTGAAGTTTCTTCCGGGCAAGGTCGTGATGGAGAACGGCACGGCCGAATTCCGCAGCGAAGAAGAAGCGCGCGCGGGATCGCCTCTGGCTGCCCGCCTCTTTTCGATACCTGGCGTTGCCGGCGTCTACTTCGGCTATGACTTCATCACGGTCACCAAGGACGGGCAGGAGTGGCAGCACCTGAAGCCTGCCATTCTCGGCTCGATCATGGAACATTTCATGTCTGGCCAACCGATAATGTCGGGCGCGGGCCGTGCCGAGGAAACGGATCAGGAAGGCGAATTCTTCGATAAGGGCGATGAGGCGATCGTTGCCACCATCAAGGAATTGCTCGAAACGCGCGTGCGGCCGGCCGTCGCGCAGGATGGCGGCGATATCACCTTCCGGGGCTTCAAGGATGGCACGGTGTTCCTGAACATGAAGGGCGCATGCTCCGGTTGCCCCTCCTCCACCGCCACGCTCCGGCATGGCGTGCAGAACCTGCTGCGGCACTTCGTTCCCGAGGTCCAGGCGGTCGAATCGGTCTGA
- the tsaB gene encoding tRNA (adenosine(37)-N6)-threonylcarbamoyltransferase complex dimerization subunit type 1 TsaB, protein MLVLAIDTSGTGCAAAVYDSGAAKVLARAGADIGRGHAERLMDFIDEALAASNRQLAEIERIAVTIGPGSFTGIRVGVAAARGLALALGKPAVGVSTLQVIAESTRLKHPGQPVLAVIDARRDEVYVQSFDALGNAERAPEILPLSEARRRFSSFIGAVCGSGAHLVTGAAASEKPEEIDIAIVGRLGAAADPASAKPKPLYLRGPDAKPQAGFSVSRATA, encoded by the coding sequence ATGTTAGTTCTTGCCATCGATACGTCCGGGACAGGCTGCGCCGCCGCAGTTTACGACAGCGGCGCAGCGAAGGTCCTGGCCCGCGCGGGTGCGGATATCGGACGCGGCCATGCCGAGCGCCTCATGGATTTTATCGATGAGGCCCTGGCCGCTTCTAACAGGCAACTGGCCGAGATCGAGCGGATCGCGGTCACCATCGGGCCGGGATCGTTTACCGGCATCCGCGTCGGTGTGGCGGCTGCCCGCGGCCTGGCACTTGCCCTCGGCAAGCCAGCGGTCGGCGTCTCCACGCTTCAGGTCATCGCCGAAAGCACGAGGCTCAAGCACCCTGGCCAGCCGGTCCTCGCGGTCATCGACGCAAGAAGGGACGAGGTCTACGTCCAGTCTTTCGATGCCCTTGGCAATGCAGAACGGGCCCCTGAAATTCTGCCTCTCAGCGAGGCGCGTAGGCGCTTTTCCAGTTTTATCGGAGCCGTTTGCGGTTCCGGTGCGCATCTCGTCACCGGGGCCGCGGCAAGCGAAAAACCGGAAGAGATCGACATCGCGATCGTCGGCCGGCTGGGCGCTGCTGCCGATCCAGCTTCGGCCAAGCCGAAGCCGCTTTATCTGCGCGGGCCCGACGCGAAACCTCAGGCTGGTTTCTCGGTGAGCCGAGCCACTGCATAA
- a CDS encoding GNAT family N-acetyltransferase yields MSFTDYFTRRTEFDIFPLEESDLSAAAALHGQRFAAPWSDGEIHALLVQDTVFGFVARQTNGTFRPAFGGFVLSRAVAGEAEILTIGVDPRFARSGLGWRLMQAAMREAVVKGAEALFLEVDETNEAAIGLYRKLGFHKVGERKAYYQARSGERTAALVMRRDLR; encoded by the coding sequence ATGAGCTTCACGGACTATTTCACCCGCCGAACCGAATTCGATATCTTTCCGCTCGAGGAGAGTGACCTCAGCGCCGCCGCGGCGCTGCACGGCCAGCGTTTTGCAGCACCCTGGAGTGACGGCGAAATTCACGCACTCCTCGTTCAGGACACGGTTTTCGGGTTCGTCGCGCGCCAGACCAACGGCACGTTCCGCCCGGCTTTCGGCGGTTTCGTGCTGTCGCGTGCCGTCGCGGGAGAGGCCGAGATCCTGACCATCGGCGTGGACCCGCGGTTCGCCCGGTCCGGTCTCGGGTGGCGACTGATGCAGGCGGCCATGCGAGAGGCTGTCGTCAAGGGAGCCGAAGCGCTGTTCCTCGAAGTGGACGAAACGAACGAAGCTGCGATCGGACTTTATCGGAAACTTGGCTTTCACAAGGTCGGCGAGCGAAAAGCCTATTACCAGGCGCGATCAGGCGAGCGCACCGCGGCGCTTGTCATGCGACGCGATCTTCGCTAG
- a CDS encoding lysophospholipid acyltransferase family protein: MINWIRVALYGILLALVSLLLMPLQLACLWLDLKPRRWLPRFWHRTACLLLGLHVRVHGELERRRPLLLSANHVSWKDILVLSSVADVVFVAKSDVKEWPVFGLLARLQASVFIERDQKRTTGDQVSEIGRRLADGEIVVLFPEGTTSDGNRLLEIKTSLFGAAASAIPQSPTGIVHVQPVAISYTGIHGMPMGRFHRPIAAWPGDIGLLPHLIGVLREGALEVDVDFGEAVDFDRHTNRKHVSRTVEQRIRRMLSDRLRGRSPAHDESTFPPALVPQNRSHRS, translated from the coding sequence ATGATCAACTGGATTCGGGTCGCGCTGTACGGCATCCTGCTTGCTCTCGTCTCGCTCCTGCTGATGCCGCTTCAACTCGCCTGCCTTTGGCTGGATCTGAAGCCGCGTCGATGGCTGCCGCGATTCTGGCACCGTACCGCATGCCTGCTGCTTGGGCTTCATGTTCGCGTTCATGGCGAATTGGAACGGCGTCGCCCGCTCTTGCTCAGTGCCAATCACGTTTCCTGGAAGGATATTCTGGTATTGTCGTCGGTGGCCGATGTCGTTTTCGTCGCCAAATCGGATGTGAAGGAATGGCCTGTGTTCGGGCTTCTCGCCCGCCTGCAGGCATCCGTCTTTATCGAGCGCGATCAGAAGCGCACGACCGGCGATCAGGTGAGCGAAATCGGCCGTCGCCTCGCCGACGGGGAAATCGTCGTGCTCTTTCCAGAGGGCACCACTTCCGACGGCAACCGCCTGCTCGAAATCAAGACGTCGCTGTTCGGCGCAGCCGCCTCGGCCATACCGCAGTCGCCGACGGGCATCGTCCACGTCCAGCCAGTGGCTATTTCCTATACCGGCATTCACGGAATGCCGATGGGACGCTTTCACAGGCCGATCGCGGCGTGGCCGGGAGACATCGGCTTGCTCCCGCATCTCATCGGTGTGTTGCGGGAAGGGGCGCTGGAGGTGGACGTCGACTTCGGCGAGGCCGTGGACTTTGACCGGCATACAAACCGCAAGCACGTGAGCCGGACCGTCGAGCAGCGGATCCGCCGAATGCTGTCGGACCGCCTGAGGGGACGTTCACCGGCACATGACGAGAGCACGTTTCCGCCTGCTCTTGTGCCGCAGAATCGATCGCATCGCTCCTGA
- the miaB gene encoding tRNA (N6-isopentenyl adenosine(37)-C2)-methylthiotransferase MiaB, whose amino-acid sequence MTQETALLSIPPVMGDEHIPARKVFVKTYGCQMNVYDSDRMSDALSRDGYVATDVLEDADFVLLNTCHIREKAAEKVYSELGRLRDLKKAKAREGREMVIGVAGCVAQAEGDEILRRAPAVDIVIGPQTYHRLPEALKRARTGERVVETDYAIEDKFEHLPAPDRAKTRARGVTAFLTVQEGCDKFCTFCVVPYTRGSEVSRPVAQIVAEAEKLVEGGVREITLLGQNVNAWHGAGPDGRDWGLGDLLARLGEIEGLARLRYTTSHPRDMDDSLIEAHRSMAKLMPYLHLPVQSGSDRILKAMNRRHTAAEYLTLIERIRAAQPDLALSGDFIVGFPGETEKDFEDTMRLVGAVGYAQAFSFKYSTRPGTPAAELTDQIPEDVKAKRLERLQALLIKQQRDFAAACVGKEIDLLLEKPGRMPGQLVGRSPWLQPVNVDAKASQIGDIIKVRITKAGPNSLFAEMIG is encoded by the coding sequence ATGACCCAGGAAACAGCCCTTCTGTCGATACCGCCCGTGATGGGCGACGAACACATTCCGGCGCGCAAGGTCTTCGTCAAGACCTATGGCTGCCAGATGAACGTGTACGATTCCGACCGTATGTCCGACGCCCTGTCGCGCGACGGCTATGTCGCGACTGATGTGCTGGAAGACGCCGATTTCGTGCTGCTCAACACCTGCCACATCCGTGAGAAGGCCGCGGAAAAGGTCTATTCCGAGCTGGGCCGCCTGCGCGACTTGAAGAAAGCCAAGGCGCGCGAAGGCCGTGAGATGGTCATCGGCGTTGCCGGCTGCGTCGCCCAGGCGGAAGGCGACGAAATCCTTCGCCGCGCGCCGGCGGTCGACATCGTCATCGGTCCGCAAACCTACCATCGGCTCCCCGAGGCGCTGAAGCGCGCGCGGACGGGCGAGCGGGTCGTCGAGACGGATTATGCCATTGAGGACAAGTTCGAGCATCTGCCCGCGCCCGACAGGGCAAAGACCCGTGCCCGCGGCGTCACCGCCTTCCTGACCGTGCAGGAGGGATGCGACAAGTTCTGCACCTTTTGCGTGGTGCCCTATACCCGCGGTTCGGAGGTCTCGCGGCCGGTCGCGCAGATCGTTGCCGAGGCGGAAAAGCTGGTCGAGGGCGGGGTCCGGGAAATCACTCTGCTCGGGCAGAACGTCAATGCCTGGCATGGTGCGGGGCCGGATGGCCGCGATTGGGGTCTCGGCGATCTGCTTGCGCGTCTGGGCGAAATCGAAGGGCTGGCGCGGCTCCGCTACACCACCAGTCATCCGCGCGACATGGACGACAGCCTGATCGAGGCGCATCGTTCGATGGCGAAGCTGATGCCCTATCTGCACCTGCCGGTCCAATCGGGCTCCGACCGCATCCTCAAGGCGATGAACCGGCGCCATACGGCGGCCGAATATCTTACTCTTATTGAACGCATTCGCGCGGCCCAGCCCGACCTTGCGCTTTCCGGCGATTTCATCGTCGGCTTCCCCGGTGAGACCGAAAAGGACTTCGAGGACACGATGCGCCTCGTCGGGGCCGTGGGTTATGCACAGGCATTTTCCTTCAAGTATTCGACACGTCCCGGTACGCCGGCTGCCGAGCTCACGGATCAGATTCCCGAGGACGTGAAGGCCAAGCGTTTGGAAAGATTGCAAGCTTTGCTCATCAAGCAGCAACGGGACTTTGCGGCAGCCTGTGTCGGAAAGGAGATCGACCTGCTCCTGGAAAAGCCGGGGCGCATGCCGGGCCAGCTCGTCGGGCGCTCGCCGTGGCTGCAGCCCGTGAATGTTGATGCAAAAGCATCGCAAATCGGTGACATTATCAAGGTACGAATCACCAAGGCCGGCCCCAACAGCCTGTTTGCCGAGATGATCGGGTAG
- a CDS encoding PhoH family protein translates to MNGHELISSSSRQSKTSATDANHFVLTFENNRFASELFGQFDQNLKLLEERLHIDARPRGNSVAISGDLVATNQARRALDYLYGRLQSGASIDTSDVEGAIRMAVAADDQLQLPTMERKAKLTMAQISTRKKTIVARTPMQDTYIRALERAELVFGVGPAGTGKTYLAVAHAAQLLERGAVDRIILSRPAVEAGERLGFLPGDMKEKVDPYLRPLYDALYDMMPGDKVERAITAGVIEIAPLAFMRGRTLANAAVILDEAQNTTSMQMKMFLTRLGENGRMIVTGDPSQVDLPRGVKSGLVEALQILRGVEGVSVIRFKDADVVRHPMVARIVRAYESHTAVHDESEQSDR, encoded by the coding sequence TTGAATGGACACGAATTGATTTCCTCATCATCGCGCCAGTCGAAAACATCTGCGACAGACGCCAATCACTTCGTGCTCACTTTCGAGAACAACCGGTTCGCCAGCGAACTTTTCGGTCAGTTCGACCAGAATTTGAAGTTGCTGGAAGAGCGGCTGCACATCGATGCCCGGCCGCGGGGAAATTCCGTTGCCATCTCCGGCGATCTCGTGGCGACAAATCAGGCGCGACGGGCACTCGACTATCTCTATGGAAGATTGCAGAGTGGCGCTTCGATCGATACGTCCGACGTCGAGGGAGCCATCCGTATGGCGGTCGCTGCGGACGACCAGTTGCAGTTGCCGACGATGGAACGCAAAGCCAAGTTGACGATGGCGCAGATTTCGACGCGCAAGAAGACGATCGTCGCACGCACGCCGATGCAGGACACCTATATCCGTGCGCTCGAGCGGGCGGAGCTCGTCTTCGGAGTAGGCCCCGCCGGTACCGGCAAGACCTATCTCGCCGTCGCCCATGCCGCTCAGCTTCTGGAACGCGGCGCGGTCGACCGCATTATCCTGTCCCGGCCGGCGGTCGAGGCGGGCGAACGCCTCGGCTTCCTGCCCGGCGACATGAAGGAGAAGGTCGATCCCTATCTGAGGCCGCTTTACGACGCGCTCTATGACATGATGCCGGGCGACAAGGTCGAGCGGGCGATCACCGCTGGCGTTATCGAGATTGCGCCGCTGGCATTCATGCGCGGGCGGACGCTCGCCAATGCCGCCGTGATCCTCGACGAGGCCCAGAACACGACATCGATGCAGATGAAGATGTTCCTGACCCGCCTCGGCGAGAACGGCCGAATGATCGTCACCGGCGATCCGAGCCAGGTCGACCTGCCGCGCGGCGTGAAGTCCGGGCTCGTCGAGGCGCTACAGATCCTCAGGGGGGTGGAAGGCGTCTCGGTAATCCGCTTCAAGGACGCCGATGTCGTGCGTCATCCGATGGTGGCGCGGATCGTCAGGGCCTATGAAAGTCATACGGCGGTTCACGACGAGAGCGAGCAGAGCGATCGCTAA
- the ybeY gene encoding rRNA maturation RNase YbeY — protein sequence MTALDIQISVEEGDWLSEGELRSFSSRVLEATADYLASEERQPFPSEPPELSLLFTDDASMRAINAEWRSQDKPTNVLSFPAFPVTPGKMPGPMLGDIIVAYETLKREADELGKPFDAHLTHLLVHGFLHLFGYDHMEEGEAERMEGLETRILARLGLSDPYGGQSPD from the coding sequence ATGACGGCTTTGGATATTCAGATCAGCGTCGAGGAGGGAGACTGGTTGTCGGAGGGCGAGCTCCGGTCCTTCTCCTCGCGGGTTCTGGAGGCGACGGCGGATTACCTGGCAAGCGAGGAGAGGCAACCCTTTCCGAGCGAACCACCGGAACTGTCACTGCTCTTTACCGATGACGCGTCGATGCGGGCGATCAATGCGGAGTGGCGCAGCCAGGACAAGCCGACCAATGTGCTGTCTTTCCCGGCCTTTCCCGTAACTCCCGGCAAGATGCCGGGACCAATGCTCGGCGACATCATCGTTGCCTATGAAACGCTGAAGCGCGAAGCGGATGAGCTGGGAAAGCCGTTCGACGCCCATCTGACGCATCTTCTCGTCCATGGATTCCTGCACCTTTTCGGGTATGATCATATGGAAGAAGGTGAAGCGGAAAGAATGGAGGGCTTGGAGACTCGCATTTTGGCGCGTCTTGGCCTATCTGATCCATACGGGGGCCAATCCCCGGATTGA
- a CDS encoding hemolysin family protein: protein MSDIKTQPAAVATDEADASGDAEAGSSTTAPRQEGNKSTSSFWSRAARLLRGASASSLREDLADALMTDAGTDTAFSPEERAMLNNILRFREVRVEDVMVPRADIEAVDQGITIGELMVLFEESGRSRMPVYNEGLDDPRGMVHIRDLLAYVTKQARNRRRNGRAIVAADKTEKPPRQQKANFDLSRVDLSKTVEEAGIIRQVLFVPPSMLASDLMQRMQAARIQMALVIDEYGGTDGLVSLEDIVEMVVGDIEDEHDDDEVMFARTSDDVFLADARVELEEIAEAIGPDFDVREQIEDVDTLGGLVFASLGRIPVRGEVVQAIPGFEFQILDADPRRVKRVRIIRKRPPARRRVMKAEKEALPETPQAAGRGQASAPPPSSAE from the coding sequence ATGAGCGACATCAAGACACAGCCGGCCGCTGTTGCGACCGACGAAGCCGATGCCTCCGGCGATGCCGAGGCGGGCAGTAGTACCACCGCCCCCCGACAAGAGGGCAACAAATCCACGTCATCTTTTTGGAGCCGCGCCGCGCGCCTGTTGCGGGGGGCAAGCGCATCAAGCCTGCGCGAGGATCTCGCCGACGCGCTGATGACGGATGCCGGCACCGACACCGCATTCTCGCCCGAGGAGCGGGCGATGCTCAACAACATCCTTCGTTTCCGGGAGGTCCGGGTCGAGGACGTGATGGTGCCGCGCGCCGATATCGAGGCGGTCGATCAGGGCATCACCATCGGCGAGCTCATGGTTCTCTTCGAGGAATCGGGACGCTCGCGCATGCCGGTCTATAACGAGGGCCTCGATGATCCCCGCGGTATGGTGCACATTCGCGATCTCCTCGCCTACGTGACCAAGCAGGCCCGTAACCGCCGCCGCAACGGGCGGGCGATCGTGGCCGCTGACAAAACGGAAAAGCCGCCGCGTCAGCAGAAAGCAAACTTCGATCTCTCGCGTGTCGACCTTAGCAAGACGGTGGAGGAAGCCGGCATCATTCGCCAGGTCCTGTTCGTGCCCCCGTCGATGCTCGCTTCGGATCTCATGCAACGCATGCAGGCAGCGCGTATCCAGATGGCGCTCGTCATTGACGAATATGGCGGTACCGACGGCCTCGTATCGCTTGAGGACATCGTAGAGATGGTGGTTGGCGACATCGAGGACGAGCATGACGATGACGAGGTGATGTTCGCCCGCACCTCGGACGATGTGTTCCTTGCCGACGCCCGCGTGGAGCTCGAAGAAATCGCCGAAGCGATCGGCCCCGATTTCGACGTGCGAGAGCAGATCGAGGACGTCGACACGCTCGGCGGCCTTGTCTTCGCATCGCTTGGCCGGATCCCCGTGCGTGGCGAAGTGGTTCAGGCCATCCCAGGTTTCGAATTCCAGATTCTCGACGCCGATCCGCGGCGGGTCAAGCGGGTGCGCATCATCCGCAAGCGTCCGCCGGCGCGCCGGCGCGTGATGAAGGCCGAAAAGGAAGCTCTGCCGGAAACACCGCAAGCAGCGGGCAGAGGGCAGGCAAGCGCCCCCCCGCCGTCGTCAGCCGAATAA
- the lnt gene encoding apolipoprotein N-acyltransferase, with the protein MERLAGRIILLSGASRAFVGFLAGLVAVLAQPPFGIFAAGFVAFPMLVWLIDGVSPHPEDGVLRRFLPSVSIGWCFGFGYFLGGLWWLGNALLIEADVFAWAVPLAVIGLPAFLGLFYALAVLLARCLWSDGVGRIAALAIGFGIAEWLRGFLFTGFPWNAIGYAAMPMPLMMQSASVLNLATINTLAVFVFAAPALIGTGKGTRAGLAVAAALFGAHIGYGYYRLALPAPQPPEPELTVRLVQPVIDQAKKIDDRERASVFEQHLSLTTAPPQDDGKRPDIVVWPETSIPFILTDNPDALARIADVLEEGQILIAGAVRVEDAGAGLPPRYYNSIYVIDDRGQIVGAADKIHLVPFGEYLPFEDLLSSWGLSSVAASMPGGFSAATSRPLLTLPGGRTVYPLICYEAIFADEVDGNASLSDALLNVTNDAWFGDTPGPRQHFHQAQLRTVETGTPMIRAANNGISAIVDARGVLVVGLGYNYKGVTDTILPGKMSTTTDATMRGKIFWFVAGVLLLVALFSRAGFNIRKN; encoded by the coding sequence ATGGAAAGACTGGCAGGCAGAATTATACTCCTTTCCGGAGCGTCCCGGGCATTCGTCGGCTTTCTCGCCGGGCTTGTGGCGGTTCTCGCCCAGCCGCCATTCGGCATTTTTGCCGCGGGCTTCGTCGCGTTTCCGATGCTTGTCTGGCTGATCGACGGGGTCTCGCCTCACCCAGAGGACGGCGTGCTCAGGCGGTTTCTGCCATCGGTGTCGATCGGTTGGTGCTTCGGCTTCGGCTATTTCCTCGGCGGGCTCTGGTGGCTCGGCAACGCCCTTCTGATAGAGGCGGATGTCTTCGCCTGGGCCGTGCCACTCGCCGTCATCGGGCTCCCCGCCTTTCTCGGGCTCTTTTATGCCCTGGCGGTACTGCTGGCGCGCTGTCTCTGGTCCGACGGCGTGGGCCGGATCGCCGCGCTTGCCATTGGCTTCGGGATCGCGGAGTGGCTGCGCGGTTTCCTGTTCACCGGTTTTCCCTGGAATGCCATCGGATATGCGGCGATGCCGATGCCGCTCATGATGCAATCGGCGAGCGTCCTTAATCTCGCGACGATCAACACGCTCGCCGTCTTCGTCTTTGCCGCGCCCGCTCTCATCGGCACCGGCAAGGGCACCCGCGCCGGTCTCGCCGTCGCCGCGGCGCTTTTCGGGGCGCATATCGGCTACGGCTACTATCGGCTCGCCCTTCCCGCACCGCAACCGCCTGAGCCGGAACTCACCGTCCGCCTGGTCCAGCCGGTGATCGACCAGGCAAAGAAGATCGATGATCGCGAGCGGGCATCGGTCTTCGAGCAGCATCTCTCTCTTACGACCGCGCCGCCGCAGGACGATGGCAAGCGGCCGGATATCGTCGTCTGGCCGGAAACGTCGATTCCCTTCATTCTCACCGACAATCCCGACGCTTTGGCGCGGATCGCCGATGTCCTGGAAGAGGGGCAGATTCTTATCGCCGGCGCTGTGCGGGTCGAAGACGCGGGAGCGGGGCTGCCGCCGCGCTACTATAACTCCATCTACGTGATCGACGACCGCGGGCAGATCGTCGGCGCCGCCGACAAGATCCACCTCGTTCCGTTCGGCGAATATCTGCCTTTCGAGGACCTGCTTTCCTCCTGGGGCTTGAGTTCCGTCGCCGCCTCCATGCCAGGCGGTTTTTCGGCCGCCACGAGCCGTCCGCTGCTGACCTTACCGGGCGGCAGGACGGTCTATCCGCTGATCTGCTACGAAGCGATCTTCGCCGACGAAGTCGACGGCAACGCCAGTCTTTCCGACGCGCTCCTCAATGTCACCAACGACGCCTGGTTCGGCGATACGCCCGGTCCGCGTCAGCATTTTCATCAGGCGCAGCTTCGCACCGTCGAAACCGGAACGCCAATGATCCGCGCCGCCAATAACGGTATATCAGCAATTGTTGATGCACGTGGTGTTTTAGTGGTAGGATTGGGATACAATTACAAGGGAGTTACAGACACAATTCTGCCGGGAAAAATGTCTACGACCACGGACGCCACAATGCGGGGCAAAATCTTCTGGTTCGTGGCCGGAGTTCTCCTGTTGGTTGCGCTATTTTCGCGCGCAGGTTTTAATATTAGGAAGAATTGA
- a CDS encoding helix-turn-helix domain-containing protein, which translates to MIENKKKPNPIDIHVGSRIRLRRTMLGMSQEKLGESLGITFQQIQKYEKGTNRVGASRLQNISTILNVPVSFFFEDAPGEGTGGASGVAEASSSNYVVDFLSSSEGLQLNRAFVKIADPKVRRKVVDLVKALAAEAESE; encoded by the coding sequence ATGATTGAAAACAAGAAGAAGCCGAACCCGATCGACATCCATGTCGGTAGCAGGATTCGCCTTCGCCGGACGATGCTTGGTATGAGCCAGGAGAAACTCGGCGAGAGTCTGGGGATCACTTTCCAGCAAATCCAGAAATACGAGAAGGGGACGAACCGCGTCGGTGCGAGCCGGCTGCAGAACATTTCCACCATTCTCAACGTCCCGGTGTCGTTCTTCTTCGAAGATGCCCCGGGCGAGGGAACCGGGGGCGCATCGGGCGTGGCCGAAGCCTCCAGTTCCAACTACGTGGTCGACTTCCTCTCCTCCTCCGAAGGCCTGCAGCTCAACCGCGCCTTCGTCAAGATCGCTGACCCGAAGGTCCGCCGGAAGGTGGTCGATCTCGTGAAGGCGCTGGCTGCCGAGGCCGAGAGCGAATAA
- the metK gene encoding methionine adenosyltransferase: protein MRANYLFTSESVAEGHPDKVCDRISDEIVDLVYREAAKTGVDPWGVRIACETLATTNRVVIAGEVRLPPSLLKKDKNGNDVINPSKFKSAARKAIRDIGYEQDGFHWKTAKIDVLLHFQSAHIAQGVDNAADKQGEEGAGDQGIMFGYACRDTAELMPAPLYYSHRILHLLASARKKGEGEVAKLGPDAKSQVTVRYVDGKPAEVTSIVLSTQHLDDSWDSAKVRSVVEPYIREALADLKISDDCTWYINPTGKFVIGGPDGDAGLTGRKIIVDTYGGAAPHGGGAFSGKDTTKVDRSAAYAARYLAKNVVAAGLSDRCTIQLSYAIGVAQPLSIYVDLHGTGKVSEDQVENAIRKTMDLSPSGIRRHLDLNKPIYAKTSAYGHFGRKAGRDGSFSWEKLDLVKPLKEAIELDASAFSGQRASGRAA, encoded by the coding sequence ATGCGCGCAAACTACCTGTTCACGAGTGAATCCGTAGCCGAAGGTCATCCGGACAAAGTGTGTGACCGTATTTCCGACGAAATCGTCGATCTCGTCTACCGCGAAGCGGCAAAGACCGGCGTCGACCCTTGGGGCGTGCGTATTGCTTGTGAGACGCTGGCAACCACCAACCGCGTCGTGATTGCGGGCGAAGTCCGCCTGCCACCGAGCCTGCTGAAGAAGGACAAGAACGGCAACGACGTCATCAACCCGTCGAAGTTCAAGTCCGCCGCCCGCAAGGCGATCCGCGACATCGGCTATGAACAGGACGGTTTCCACTGGAAGACGGCGAAGATCGACGTGCTCCTGCACTTTCAGTCCGCGCATATCGCACAGGGCGTCGACAACGCCGCCGACAAGCAGGGCGAAGAAGGTGCCGGCGACCAGGGCATCATGTTCGGCTATGCCTGCCGCGACACGGCGGAGCTCATGCCGGCGCCGCTCTACTATTCGCATCGCATCCTCCACCTGCTCGCCTCAGCCCGCAAGAAGGGCGAAGGCGAGGTTGCCAAGCTCGGGCCGGACGCCAAGAGCCAGGTCACCGTGCGCTACGTGGATGGCAAGCCGGCGGAAGTGACGTCGATCGTGCTTTCGACGCAGCATCTCGATGATAGCTGGGATTCCGCCAAGGTCCGCTCCGTGGTCGAACCCTATATCCGTGAGGCGCTCGCCGACCTGAAGATCTCCGACGATTGCACCTGGTACATCAACCCGACGGGAAAATTCGTCATCGGCGGACCGGATGGCGACGCCGGCCTGACCGGCCGCAAGATCATCGTCGATACCTATGGTGGCGCGGCTCCGCATGGCGGTGGCGCCTTTTCGGGCAAGGATACGACCAAGGTCGACCGTTCGGCTGCGTATGCTGCCCGCTACCTGGCCAAGAATGTCGTTGCAGCCGGCCTTTCCGACCGCTGCACCATCCAGCTTTCCTACGCGATCGGCGTCGCCCAGCCGCTGTCGATCTATGTCGACTTGCATGGCACCGGCAAGGTCTCGGAAGATCAGGTTGAGAACGCCATTCGCAAGACGATGGATCTCTCTCCAAGCGGCATCCGCCGCCATCTCGATCTCAATAAGCCGATCTACGCCAAGACCTCCGCTTATGGCCATTTCGGCCGCAAGGCAGGCCGCGACGGTTCCTTCTCCTGGGAAAAGCTCGATCTGGTCAAGCCGCTGAAGGAAGCAATCGAGCTTGACGCCTCGGCGTTTTCCGGACAGAGAGCGTCCGGTCGCGCTGCGTAG